GGAATTTTAGCATGAGGTAGCATGGAATgttgggctcagatggtaaagaacctgtctgccagtggagtcgatgcaggttcgatcttcgggtcaggaagatcccctggagaagggaatggcaacccactccagtattcttgcctggagaatcccaaggacagaggagcctggcaggctacagtccatgggatcacaaagagtccaacacaacttggtgactaacaACAACAGCATGGGATGTTATATGCAGTTGGCATGTAGGTGCTTTTCCTCCCTGTTGACTGGTGCTCTGTTCCACGGTGTGCTGCCCCAGTCGCTGCTCCACGTGGCAGGGCCAGCCTCTGGGGGATGGGGGTATACATAGAAGATCCTGTGCTAGAGACAGGCCACCTCTGTCCACCTGCAACCCCAACCTTTAGAGTTTCCCTCAGTGGAGGCGGCCGGAGGAATCACggtcatttattcactcaactaACACTGACTGAGCTCCTGTGTATGCCAGGCTCTCATTCGTGGCCCTGAGGGGACAGCTGGGAGCAAGACAGGGGGCTGCCCTTGAGGACGTTATTATGTTCTAGTGGAGAGACAGATGGTAAACAAGTCAACAAACCAGCAAAGCAAGACGGTTTTAGCATAAGtgtaatgaagaaaatgaaacagggTGCTGCCCTAGGGGGAggaagccactttttttttttttttgcagcgcTGCACAACACACTGGGTCGGGGATCGaacccttatttatttattttaacatcgaaagcattttgtattgggatatagccgattaacaatgttgtgatagtttcaggtgaacagtgaagggactcagccatacatagacatatatccattcttccccaaactgcaGGAGGAAGTCACTTTCAATGGATAGTCAGGAAAAGCTTCACTGAGAAGGTGGCCTTTGAGAACCAAGGCCTGAATGAGTCAGGCATGAAGGCAGTGGAAGAGCTTGGGAAAGGGCAACAGCAGGTACAAGGGTCCTGAGGCAGAAACCAGCCTGACTTGTTCAGGACACAGAGGAAGGTGAAATGTGTGAAACAGAGTGAGTGGGAGACAAGTGGGAGGTGAGGGGCCGTGGCAGAGGCAGGCAGGACTGGCTTTTGCAGCATCTCGTAGGCAAGATCCAGGAGCTGGGAAGGTGTGCTGGGTATGATGGGAGGCAGTAGGGGGTGCTAAGCAGGTTAGGAATGTGCCCCAACTGACCCTTTACAAAGCTCCTTCAGCTGCTCTGGGTAGAATGGACTAGAAGCAAGGAGCCGAGTGGGAAGCCCTTGCAGGCATCCCTGAAGGTGATGAGGTTGGAGGTGGGGTCCAGCATGCTCTTTTGTACGGATCCTATAGGTCAAGGGTGACTCCTGGGACTCTGGCTTCAGCGACTGGGTGGTGGCGAGGTGGTTTCCTGAGCTGGGGAAGGCAGGGGAGGAACAGGGTGTTTTGGAGGGCGGGGCTGAGGAACCAGGAGTTTCACTTTGGACATGGTAGGGTTTAGAGAGTCTGTTAATCACCCAAAAGTAAAGACATCAAATAGGCCGATGGATATTAGAGGCTGAAGCTCGGTGGAAAGTCTGGGCAGGAGCTGAAAGTTGTCAGTTTCCAGGAAGAGGATGGACCCGTGGGGCTCCTGCCCTCGAGAGCCCATGGGGTGACATGAGGCGGGTGATGGGAGGGTGCAGTGCCAGCAAATGCTTGTGTTGGGGGAGTATGTTCTGGTTTTCGAGATGCTTTGATAATAATATTACTCAGGCCTCAAAACAACCCAGTGAAGAGTTAGACATTattactctcattttatagatgaaagagCGATccaggtggtcctagtggtaaagaacccacctgccaatgcaggagacgtaagagacacaggttcgatccctgagtcaggaagattccctggagaaggaaatggcaacccactccaatattcttgcctggagaatcccatggacagaggagcctggtgggctacagtccatgcggtctcaaaagagtcagatacaactgaagcgacttagcatgtatgtacacatatgtgaAAAACTGAGGCCCCAAGAGAAATGACTCAGTAAAAATGACTGCTGTTTAAGGAGAACCCCTTGAGTGAATCAGGGATCAGGCTAAATGTTCTACATGCcttgtctcatttaattctttaacAGCCCCATATAAGAATTATTGAGGTGTCATTTGAATAAATTGAGGCTTAAAGAGGGTAAAGAACTGCCCGTGGTCTCAGGTGTGTAAAGGACAGTCAGGTGTCtggctggctccagagcccaggtaTTCCAGGACACCTTGCATTGTTACCCCAGTCAGTACAGCCCAGAGAGAGAGCTGGTGTACCCCCAAGTCACTCAGGAATtcgctggtggtgcagtggttaagggGTCTCCCTGCTTGCTTCGAggtaaaagaatcttcctgccaatgtaggagatacagattcgatccctgggtcgggaagatcccctggagaaggaaatggcaacccactccagtattcttgccaggaaagtcccatggacagagaagccttggggtctcagagttggacatgactgagctgctgtGCATGGACACacgccagtggttaggactacgtgctctcactgccaagggcccgagtttgaaccctggttggagaactaagatcccacaagctgtgaaaTGTGCCCCCACCCTAAAAAAGGAGGAAGCAGGCACAACATCCAAGACTCGAATCGCCACGGTTCTCAGATGAAAGGGACCCTTGCACCCCCCAGGTGACCTTCCCACCCACTGTGGGAACTCCCTCCATATTGTTCTGAGCAGGTGGGGGTGCAGTGTCACCCAGGGGGCCCCCAGGACGGATGCTTCCTGCCCCCCAAGTGGCCCCTTCCACTAGGCTTTCACACAGTCACTGCAGTGTACTCTACACGGCTCCCGGCCCCCATCCCTTCCTgtcctccacacctggccctcacttcAGGCTCTTCATGTCCTGGCAGCACAGTGTCCAGAACAGGTTGTAATTTGCCCTATCAGGGAGGACAAGCCAGTGTAGACGTGCGTGCTGACACCTTCCCCTTGGGGTGGCTGTCGGTGTGTGTGGAGGCCAGTCTTGGGGGGCAGGGAAGTTGGCCTGTGCGGTGGAGTGAAGCGCTGCACCTGCTGGGCTCGGCCTGGTGCctctagttccttctcaaggctgCCTCCTCCCCACCAGGTGGAACCAGCCCAGTGGGTGATTACATTGCAGTTCACCCATAGGTCATATAACCACCCTGTCTCAGTCTTTCTGCCCCCAGTCTGCGGCCAAAATCCTACCTGTGGCAAAACCCAGCCAGTTGGCACCCAGACACCTTCAGTCCTAAGATTTATCCTATGCATTCTCTGAAAATTCGTCTATCACCTATACCGCCCTGCTCTGGGGCAGGGGAGTGATCAGATGACAGCGATGAGCAAGAATGTGGCCCTTTCTTTCTCAGCTTTGATAGGCTGTGCTAGCCCTCTGTTCTGGTTTTTCTCGAAGGTTAGGGACAGAGCAGATGATCCACTAATATCCCAGCGAGGGTCTAGCAGGCATGCCTCCGCTTACTCTAACTTTTCCATGGCCTGTGTCGGTTCTAACACGCCCCTAAGTGGCTTCACAGGGCGAGCCGGTTCAGATGGCGCTAGGTTGTAGAGAAATGGCGCCCCCTACTGGCTAACCCTTGGTCTTGCGGCAGCTCACTGCTCTTCCCAGAATCTCTCTCGTTCTTTTTTCCCACATATGGATGAatggatgtatgtatgtattcatttggctgtgccaggtcttaattgcagcaggCAGGATATTTAGTTGCCTCATGTGaactccctggtcaggaaacgaagatcccaAAAACTGtgtggcagttaaaaaaaaaaatttgatggaAAGTTGtggaggctttatttttttgtttgttttggctgccaTGCAGCTTGCAAGTTCTTtgctcctgaccagggatcgaacccaggccccagcagtgaaagcgcagaaTGCTGGCCAccagattgccagggaattccctctattAATATTTAAGAACAAGAAACTGGGTTCCACAGACCATCGCAACAGGGGTCTGTGGATAGAATTCAGGGGTGAGAGTCCATGAACTTGGATGGGAAAAAATTTTGTCTCACTTTTCACTATCCTCTTACTGAAAACGTAACATTTCCTTCTGGCATGCATAAAGGCAGCGGAGCACAGTATTGGGAGGGCTTAGACTTTGCCACCTATGGAATGAACAGATATTTCCATATTCTATTACAGTTTTGcagatcttttaaaatacaattttcaatCATTGTTTTGAAATTACAGTAGTCATTCAGCTTGTTGCTTGCTCCTATTTAGTGGGTTAACAAAGAAGCCCATTGATTACTGTTTATCacagtgaaaaatatatttgatgatTGTATTTTAATATAAGTGATTTGCTTTGAAGTTCTGTATATTTTACGttgcacttttttttaaattctgggaaGGAGGGTAGATTTTGGCAGATATTGAAGCATTCAAAGCACAAAAATGTGTAGAAAAAATTTTGGTAGAGGACTTcgctggcagtctagtggttaggactttgtgcttccactgcaggggtcatgggttcgatccctcgtcgGGGAATTAAGAACCTGCAAGCTGTGACACTCGGCCAAAAAAAGATACGAAAAAAATTTTGGTAGGACTTATGGATAGACTGGATGGATAAGAGAGGGAGAAATCAGGGCTGATCCCCTAGTTTGTGGTCTGAGTAACGGTGGGTGGGGGACTGGTTTAGGTTCTCATGCAAGTCCTCACTGTGAGACCCACGCAAATTGCGATGCATTTCCCCATCTTTTCCCTCTCCCGGCTGATTCAGAAAGAAATCTGCAGACCTCTTTTTCAGCCTTCTGGAGATAAAGGGGGATTTCTCCTGAGAGTCACACTCCCAGAGAGATAGgagttagtaaatattttaattcttatttattcTAATAAATAAGCTGAGAGTTATACCAAATCAGAACAATACTACTACTAAGATTATTTCTGGCCTTACTTTTTGGATTCAATTCAGTGGGCACTAAACGGGGGCTTTCCAGGCTCTACTAAGGGTGAggtgtttagtccctcagtcgtgtccaactctttgcaagcccatggactgtagcccgccaggttcctctgtcccagggatttcccaggcaaaatactggagtaggttgccatttccttctccagcagatcttcccgaaccagggatcgaatccaggtctcctacattccaggcagattctttacggctgagccaccGGGCCCTTTAAGGAAAAGAGGAcagggagttctctggtgtcccagtggctaggattccaggctttcacttcCTTGagcctgggttcattccctggttggggagctgagatcccataagccacacagtgtggccaaaacaataataaatataaaatgaaaactactGAAAAGTACACAGATCATAAGTATACAGCTCAATGAGACTCACAAACCGAGCACACCCATTTAACAGGCACTCAGATCAAGAAACTGAATATGGCCAGGCCTCTAGAAGCCCCTAAAGATCCCTTTTggtctgtgaaagtgttagtggctcagttgtgttcaactctttgcgatcccatggactgtagcctgtcaggctcctctgtccatcagattctacaggcaagaatactggagttgggtgccattcccttctctagggggtcttcctgacccagggatcgaacctgggtctcctgcactgcaggcaggtgctATATGCTCTGAGCCACACATGCAAATGGAACTTAAAAATCCAGGCATAGCCAAGGTTGGTTCCTCCTCAGGGCTGGAGAAAAGGATTTGTTCCAGGCCTCtctgcttggcttgcagatgaCCACCTTCTCCCTGCATCTCTTCATGTCATCTTTCCTCTATCCATGTTTGTCTCTGTCTGCAAATCTCCCCAGATTATATGGGTACTAGTCATATTGGATCAgtgcccaccctaatgacctcacaTTAACATGatcatctgcaaagactctatttccaaataacatCACCCTCTGGGGTTCTGGGGAGGTTAGGATTCCAACatatcttttttttggggggggtaagAGGGGAACGACACAATTCAACTCATAACAATGCCAAAGAGTTTTCCTAAGTGATTGTACCAATTTAATCAGCTacttgttcggttgctaagttgtgtccagctctttgcaactccatggactgcatgccaggcttccctgtccttctctgtctcctggagcttgctcaaactcacgtctactgagttggtgatgccatccaaccagttcaaccatctcatcctctgttgagcccccttctcatgccttcaagctttcccagcgtcttttctaatgagtcaagtctctgcatcaggtggccaaagcttcagcttcagcaccagtccttgcaatgaatattcagggttgatttcctttagaattgactggtttgatctccttggagtccaagggactctcaagagtctggtCACTGGGGGCTGGAGTATTTTAAAGCTAGTTCCAGACATGATATCATATGCCTTGGGAgtgttttaaaaggaaggaagactgtctgatttacatttttaagtgatTCTATCTGTTCTGTGGGAATATAAGACAAGGCAAATATCCcaccaagaaagaaaaggtaaataGAGAGTGAGCTCTTCTGTGATGACACATGTAGGATGCTCAGGCCTCCCTGGTGCCCTCAGCTCAGGGGTGTGTCCAGCGACCCGTGCTCCATCCCTTGATGACTAGTGCCAGCCTGCCTTGTGGAGCACCACTTGGGGTTTGGGGGATGCCGAGAGAGGAAGCGGGCCAGGACTCAGGCTGTCTTTCTGTCCGCCCTCCTCCCTGCCAGGACATCCAGcagctcctccagctccagcagctgGTGCTTGTGCCAGGCCACCACCTCCAGCCACCTGCTCAGTTCCTGCTGCCGCAGGCCCAGCAGAGTCAGCCAGGTAAGACCCTCTACCCTGGACGGCCTCCCCCAATGCCTCCACACGACTCCCGCTGTCCCCCCTCACCCCGTGTGGTCCCTCTTGTCTCCCCAGGCCTGCTACCAACGCCAAATCTATTCCAGCTACCTCAGCAAACCCAGGGAGCTCTTCTGACCTCCCAGCCCCGGGCAGGGCTGCCCACACAGGTAACCGGTCTACTGAGTACTTCAGGGTGTGGGTGAAAGGTGTGAAGTTGGAGGAGTGAGGGTCTGCTTCCCATTTGGCACACCTGCAGCCACAGGGGCCAAGATGGGGGTCGGGAGCCCCAGGGCCCAGCGCTGTTCTGCCACTGATTTGCTGTGGGACCCTAGGCAAGCTGCTCTCTCTGTCTGAGTTGGTTTGCTCCTCCACAGAATGAGGGAAGTCAGCCAGACCAGTGGCTCTTGACCCCTGCAGGCACATGGGTTCCTTGGAGAATCTGATGGAAGATTTGAGTCTGACCTCTCACTGCCCCAAAAAGGCACAAGTGCACAAAACAAAATTTCAGGGGGTTCACAAGCCTTTAGATCACAAATGCTTCAGATCTCCTCCAGCACTCCAAGTAGGGTGGGGGGGCAGTTCCCTGAGGAAGGCGTCTGTTGGTTCATGTCCCCTTTCCAGACCAGAGACTGCAAACGGTGGCCCACACTCACTGAAAAATTGAGTTAGTTGTCAACAAAATTCCCAGATTCCCAGCTTCTTTTGACAAGGCAGAAGCTATGGGAAGGCTGCATCTGCATTCAGAGGGTACGAGCACAGGCCCCTTCCCGCATGGTGTGAGCTCTCCAGGCCGTCTCGTCCCCATGGCCTTTCTTTTAGTTTGCTGCCTGCATTCTAAACTTTGATCAtgcgtgcgtgcttagttgcttccgccgtctgactctgtgtgacgctatgaactatagcctgccaggctcctccgtccatgggttctccaggcaagaatactggagtggattgccatgccctcttccaggggatcttccccacccaggaatagaactccctgcgtctcctgtgtcttttgcatcacaggcagattctttgacactgagccacccgggaagcccccagCTTTGATAATACTCTTTCGTAATTACAATTTCAAAGTTCCCTCCTACCTATTTTTCATAACAGccctttcaaaaaatatataaactatttCAGAAAACCTGAAAAGTTTAGATGCTAATACAGGGCTTGGCTACAACACTAGAATCCAAAATGCTCAGAAAATCAAGCTGATCTTGTAATGTGGGCACCGGAAGTCATTTGGCTGCAAAACCTGTCTTAACCTGAATTGAGGCAGTGTGTCACTTCTTTATCCCTCTTGTGTGATGTTCACCCCTTAACTGACAGCTGTTGATATGTCTGAATATAGGGTAATGCCTCGACCCTAATCGGAGGAGAGTTTACATTATCTGTGATATATGCCCCATGCAGGCTTTCTAAAACCTGAAAAATTTCTGAATTCTAAAACACATCTGGCCCCGAGGTTTTTGGATAATGGATCAAGGACTTGTGTGTCCAGCATCCCTGTACCTATCACCTGTTTAGATGTTTCATTTTTAGGGAAATGAAGCATTCCAGAGAGAACTGCTGCCTCCTTGTAAATCTCCCTAGTGTccctccctatttttttttttaaattttactttatttgcaGCCTAGTCATTTTAAACCTGATTCTCCCAACAACCCCGTGGGGTAGGTAGGGTAGCCATGATTGTTTCCATTCCGCggagggagaaactgaggcccaggaagatTAAGAAATTTCCCTGAGTCCCTAGCAACTGGATAGCAGAGCCAGTCCTTGGATTTCCTGCCTGAAAGGAGGCTAAAACCGTGAACCCCTGTGGAAAGAGCCTTTGGTGGAAGGAGATGGCAGCTCCTTATGGGAGtctgcaggccaggagggaatgtgCAGAGAATTTCGGGCAGTGAGAGCGCCCTTGTGGGGCAGCAGAGGTCAGCTTGATTGGCCATGAGTGGGGAGGAGCCACCTGGGGCGGGTGGAGGGGAGTCTGCAGGGAGAGTCTGgatggcagggagggagggaggggacagaagCCAAGGCTGAGCCCCATCCTGGTCCTCGGCCCTACATCCCACCCACCTGCCCGCCCCACCAGGCCGTGACCCGCCCCACGCTGCCCGACCCGCACCTCTCACACCCGCAGCCCCCCAAATGCTTGGAGCCACCATCCCATCCCGAGGAGCCCAGTGATCTGGAGGAGCTGGAGCAGTTCGCTCGCACCTTCAAGCAACGCCGCATTAAGCTGGGTTTCACACAGGTCTGAGGCTGCCCGCCAGGACAGGCGGCGGGACCCTCTGGTGGCGGGAGGGGTGGGGCCTCGTTATCTGGTGGGCGGAGTAGAGGGCGTGGCTAGATGGTGGcagagtgaggggcagggagcGTAGGAGTCTAGTGGGCGGGGTGAAGGGGGCAGAATCATCTAatgggtggggttggggtggggttaGATGGTGGGCGGGGCTGAGCCTTGTGCCCAGCCCTGACCGCCGTCCCTTCCCCGCCCCACCGGCCTAGGGTGATGTGGGCCTGGCCATGGGCAAGCTCTATGGCAACGACTTCAGCCAGACGACCATTTCCCGCTTCGAGGCCCTCAACCTGAGCTTCAAGAACATGTGCAAACTCAAGCCCCTCCTGGAGAAGTGGCTCAATGACGCAGGTGGGACTTGGGCTGGGGTTCCTCTACGGTCGGCGGGCCAGGGGAGGCTCCATCTCACGCCCCCATCTTCTCCCGGACACAGAGACTATGTCTGTGGACTCAAGCCTGCCCAGCCCCAACCAGCTGAGCAGCCCCAGCCTGGGTTTCGACGGGCTCCCCGGACGGAGACGCAAGAAGAGGACCAGCATCGAGACAAACGTCCGCTTCGCCTTAGAGAAGAGTTTTCTAGCGGTGAGGTCCCACCCCCCGGCGGCCCCGAGGGCTGGCTGGAGGGTGCGTCCGGGGCTGACGAGCCCTCTGTCCGCAGAACCAGAAGCCTACCTCAGAGGAGATCCTGCTGATCGCAGAGCAGCTGCACATGGAGAAGGAAGTAATCCGCGTCTGGTTCTGCAACCGGCGCCAGAAGGAGAAACGCATCAACCCCTGCAGCGCGGCCCCCATGCTGCCCAGCCCGGGCAAGCCGGCCAGCTACAGCCCCCACCTGGTACCAAGAGCCCCGCGTGGGGAGGAGGGGGTCTCCAAGCTCTGGCACACCCTCACCCCTTGGCTGGCACCTCGTGTGAAGCACAACCTGCCTGGTTGTCCACAGTGTTCCCAGAAtgggtggaggcagggagagcCACCCTTGGGGACAGGCTGTCACACAGCACACACTGCTCTGCTGGAGATCCAGGCACCACCGGCACACACTGGCATGGCCACACACACAACTGTCCCAAGGTGCAGCCACACGGGGACGACCCAAGGTAGAGATCCCCCCTCACGCAGATTGACCACCACTCAGACCCTGGCAGGGGTGTCAGTACAGCCCTGCTTGTGCACAGGACATCCCTTTCTCCCACCTAGAGTGGAAGGTGTGACACTACAGAGAGGGGCAAGGGGCCCAGAGGATGTGAAGGAAGGAGGGACCCTCTGAGCTGAGTCATGAGGACAAGAGAGAGTGAGCCAGCCACGTGATGGACAGGCAGAGGGATCTGTGTGCACAAAGGCCTAGAAGCCAGAGTGTGCTGAGCCCAGTTCAACAAACTCCAGTGCAGTTTAGTGTGGTTGGAGCTGGAATGTTTATGAAtgagtgtgggggaggggtggaggataGGCAAGGGCCAGATACCAAGTCCAGTGCTGAAGGAGCGTTATCCTGAACCACAGGCAGTGAGGCACCCAGGATGAGTTTGGAGCCTGAGAGGGACTGGCTCACATTTACAGTGAGGCTTCTGGAATTAGGATgagactggaggcagggaggctaaGAAGGAGACTGGTGAATGGTCCCCCCAAAATCAAGCAATATAACGTCTCAACACAGTGATGCAGAGATACACCTTATGCTCCTAACCACCCGCACCCCACCATGAGCATGTGCAGAGACACGCATACTTCAGACCTGCAGTGGGACAGCATCGGAAGAGAGGCAGGGAATGACTGTCGGTGGCCTAGGATCACCTAGGGCAAATGTGGCGAAAGCTGATGGAAAGCCCCTGGCATGAGAGAGAAACAGCCTTGCAACCACAGCCCCTTTCCCCACCCTGGAGGCACAGGTGCAAGACCCACAGGGAGCACGGGGGAGCTGCCGGAAGACAgtgccttctctcctctctccccaggtCACACCGCAAGGGGGCGCCGGGACCCTCCCATTGTCCCAAGCTTCCAGCAGTCTGAGCACAACAGGTCAGAGGGGGCGGTGGGCAGTGACAGGGTGCTGGGAGAACGCAGGGCAGGCTCGAGCCTGAGGTCCTCAAGGGCACAGTGTCTCAGGGCATCTCTGGGCCTCAAGACGGAGCCtggaggtgggggatggggaagAGGACAGACTCACCGCTAACTGCCAGAGTGGCTCAGGCTTCATCTGCTCCATAGTTTCATAGGAGAGAAGCAGGAGGCTGATAAAGGTGATGTGCCTGGGTTCTGATTCTGGCATTTAGAAACTGTGAACTCCAGGAGCAACCctacctctctgagtctcagttgtAAAACGATTGTGAATGTATCATATATACAGAAGCTACATCCACGAATATAGACATACAGAAGTGTATATGCACATACGCATATGCATGCTTTTGTACCCAAAGCCTTCCTTTGTTCCTTCCTGGGCCGCGtgcgtactaagttgcttcagtcgtgtccaactctgtgtgacctcatggactgtagcccgccaggttcctctgtccatgggatttcccaggcaagaatactggagtgggttgccctgccctcctccaagggatcttcccgacccagagaacGAACcggcgtctcttaggtctcctgcattggcaggtgggttcttcacctctagcgccacctgggaagcccccttcctgGGGGTAGGGCATGTttaacaccatatataaaaataatataaaaacaaacgCCAAATTGTTCCCCCTCAGGTTAAGAAATAGTAAGTGGAAGTTTATAAAGTAGTAACAGTTTAAACTAGGTCTAAACTCTTTATAGTGAGTGTTGACTTCACACCCATTTTATAAGATAGATTatgttattttccccattttccagatgagggaactgaaggCCAGAGAGGTGAAGGTACTCACCCAAGGGCACAGCTGCAATGTTGCAAAGCTGGCGATTGTTGTCCCAGGTGTCTGACCTGAGTCTGCGCTCTGCGCTCTCAGCCTCAGCTGCACCCCCCTTCCTGGCCCCTAGAGGGAGCCATAGGGGTCTGTCCTCTGGGCACCCCTGGTTCTTTGTACAAGGGGGCCCAGAGGTGAGATTCAGGGCTGGATAAGCAGGGTGTGAAAGCACTCTGGGCTCAGGGCAGAGGCCCAGTGGGTGGCTGCCGCTTGTGCTGGGATTACTGTCACTGTGGCAGAGGCTGTGGGACAAAAGGGCAAGAGGCCTAAAT
Above is a genomic segment from Ovis canadensis isolate MfBH-ARS-UI-01 breed Bighorn chromosome 14, ARS-UI_OviCan_v2, whole genome shotgun sequence containing:
- the POU2F2 gene encoding POU domain, class 2, transcription factor 2 isoform X8, translated to MTQLFPQPCGAGSMVHSSMGAPEIRMSKPLEAEKQGLDSPSEHTDTERNGPDTNHQNPQNKTSPFSVSPTGPSTKVGILSGLHLTFWGPGPCLSPPQIKAEDPSGDSAPAAPPPPQPAQPHLPQAQLMLTGSQLAGDIQQLLQLQQLVLVPGHHLQPPAQFLLPQAQQSQPGLLPTPNLFQLPQQTQGALLTSQPRAGLPTQAVTRPTLPDPHLSHPQPPKCLEPPSHPEEPSDLEELEQFARTFKQRRIKLGFTQGDVGLAMGKLYGNDFSQTTISRFEALNLSFKNMCKLKPLLEKWLNDAETMSVDSSLPSPNQLSSPSLGFDGLPGRRRKKRTSIETNVRFALEKSFLANQKPTSEEILLIAEQLHMEKEVIRVWFCNRRQKEKRINPCSAAPMLPSPGKPASYSPHLVTPQGGAGTLPLSQASSSLSTTARQVPLSMGFPRQEYWSGLPCPPPRDLPDPENEPASLRSPALAVTTLSSAVGTLHPSRTAGGGGAGGGAVPPLNSIPSVTPPPPATTNSTNPSPQGSHSAIGLSGLSPSTGPGLWWNPAPYQP
- the POU2F2 gene encoding POU domain, class 2, transcription factor 2 isoform X14, with amino-acid sequence MTQLFPQPCGAGSMVHSSMGAPEIRMSKPLEAEKQGLDSPSEHTDTERNGPDTNHQNPQNKTSPFSVSPTGPSTKVGILSGLHLTFWGPGPCLSPPQIKAEDPSGDSAPAAPPPPQPAQPHLPQAQLMLTGSQLAGDIQQLLQLQQLVLVPGHHLQPPAQFLLPQAQQSQPGLLPTPNLFQLPQQTQGALLTSQPRAGLPTQAVTRPTLPDPHLSHPQPPKCLEPPSHPEEPSDLEELEQFARTFKQRRIKLGFTQGDVGLAMGKLYGNDFSQTTISRFEALNLSFKNMCKLKPLLEKWLNDAETMSVDSSLPSPNQLSSPSLGFDGLPGRRRKKRTSIETNVRFALEKSFLANQKPTSEEILLIAEQLHMEKEVIRVWFCNRRQKEKRINPCSAAPMLPSPGKPASYSPHLVTPQGGAGTLPLSQASSSLSTTVTTLSSAVGTLHPSRTAGGGGAGGGAVPPLNSIPSVTPPPPATTNSTNPSPQGSHSAIGLSGLSPSTGPGLWWNPAPYQP
- the POU2F2 gene encoding POU domain, class 2, transcription factor 2 isoform X3, translating into MTQLFPQPCGAGSMVHSSMGAPEIRMSKPLEAEKQGLDSPSEHTDTERNGPDTNHQNPQNKTSPFSVSPTGPSTKIKAEDPSGDSAPAAPPPPQPAQPHLPQAQLMLTGSQLAGLTALMPAQQQLLLQQAQAQLLAAAVQQSSAAAAAAAASTSSSSSSSSSSASSSTSQPPASSSSGGGDLPPPQSASQPPGTPQLTLSQPIQLTAQDIQQLLQLQQLVLVPGHHLQPPAQFLLPQAQQSQPGLLPTPNLFQLPQQTQGALLTSQPRAGLPTQAVTRPTLPDPHLSHPQPPKCLEPPSHPEEPSDLEELEQFARTFKQRRIKLGFTQGDVGLAMGKLYGNDFSQTTISRFEALNLSFKNMCKLKPLLEKWLNDAETMSVDSSLPSPNQLSSPSLGFDGLPGRRRKKRTSIETNVRFALEKSFLANQKPTSEEILLIAEQLHMEKEVIRVWFCNRRQKEKRINPCSAAPMLPSPGKPASYSPHLVTPQGGAGTLPLSQASSSLSTTARQVPLSMGFPRQEYWSGLPCPPPRDLPDPENEPASLRSPALAVTTLSSAVGTLHPSRTAGGGGAGGGAVPPLNSIPSVTPPPPATTNSTNPSPQGSHSAIGLSGLSPSTGPGLWWNPAPYQP
- the POU2F2 gene encoding POU domain, class 2, transcription factor 2 isoform X10, with the translated sequence MTQLFPQPCGAGSMVHSSMGAPEIRMSKPLEAEKQGLDSPSEHTDTERNGPDTNHQNPQNKTSPFSVSPTGPSTKVGILSGLHLTFWGPGPCLSPPQIKAEDPSGDSAPAAPPPPQPAQPHLPQAQLMLTGSQLAGDIQQLLQLQQLVLVPGHHLQPPAQFLLPQAQQSQPGLLPTPNLFQLPQQTQGALLTSQPRAGLPTQPPKCLEPPSHPEEPSDLEELEQFARTFKQRRIKLGFTQGDVGLAMGKLYGNDFSQTTISRFEALNLSFKNMCKLKPLLEKWLNDAETMSVDSSLPSPNQLSSPSLGFDGLPGRRRKKRTSIETNVRFALEKSFLANQKPTSEEILLIAEQLHMEKEVIRVWFCNRRQKEKRINPCSAAPMLPSPGKPASYSPHLVTPQGGAGTLPLSQASSSLSTTARQVPLSMGFPRQEYWSGLPCPPPRDLPDPENEPASLRSPALAVTTLSSAVGTLHPSRTAGGGGAGGGAVPPLNSIPSVTPPPPATTNSTNPSPQGSHSAIGLSGLSPSTGPGLWWNPAPYQP
- the POU2F2 gene encoding POU domain, class 2, transcription factor 2 isoform X12, whose protein sequence is MTQLFPQPCGAGSMVHSSMGAPEIRMSKPLEAEKQGLDSPSEHTDTERNGPDTNHQNPQNKTSPFSVSPTGPSTKIKAEDPSGDSAPAAPPPPQPAQPHLPQAQLMLTGSQLAGDIQQLLQLQQLVLVPGHHLQPPAQFLLPQAQQSQPGLLPTPNLFQLPQQTQGALLTSQPRAGLPTQAVTRPTLPDPHLSHPQPPKCLEPPSHPEEPSDLEELEQFARTFKQRRIKLGFTQGDVGLAMGKLYGNDFSQTTISRFEALNLSFKNMCKLKPLLEKWLNDAETMSVDSSLPSPNQLSSPSLGFDGLPGRRRKKRTSIETNVRFALEKSFLANQKPTSEEILLIAEQLHMEKEVIRVWFCNRRQKEKRINPCSAAPMLPSPGKPASYSPHLVTPQGGAGTLPLSQASSSLSTTARQVPLSMGFPRQEYWSGLPCPPPRDLPDPENEPASLRSPALAVTTLSSAVGTLHPSRTAGGGGAGGGAVPPLNSIPSVTPPPPATTNSTNPSPQGSHSAIGLSGLSPSTGPGLWWNPAPYQP